DNA from Fusobacterium sp. IOR10:
CTCTTTTTCAGATGGAGGAAATTATTTTGATATAAATAGAGCTTTTTTTAAAGCTAAAGAAATGATTAAAGATGGTGCTGATATTATTGATATTGGTGGAATGTCCACAAGACCAGGCCATGAAGATGTTTCTATAGATGAAGAAATTAATAGAGTCATCCCTATTATTAAAAAAATATCCTCTGAACTTGATATTTTAATTTCTATTGATACTTATCATTGGGAAGTTGCCAAGGAAGCTATTAAAAATGGAGCACATATTGTTAATGATGTATGGGGACTACAAAAAGATAATGGTGAAATGGCTAAAATAGTTGGAAAATCTGGAGCAATTTTAGTGGCTATGCACAATAAAAATAATACAACTTATACAGATGATATTATTTTATCAATTAGAAATTTTTTTAAAAATACTTTTGAAATTGCTGAAAAAAATAATATTAAATTAGATAAAATTATTCTTGATCCTGGAATTGGATTTGGAAAAAATTTAGATCAAAATATAGAGGTTTTATCTAGGTTAGAAGAATTAACTGACTTGGGACCCATGCTTTTAGGTACTTCTAGAAAAGGTTTTATTGGAAGTATAACTAATGTAAAAATCCCAAAAGACAGAGTGTATGGGACAATCGCCACATCTATTATAGGTATACAAAAAGGTGTTAACATTATAAGAGTTCACGATGTTAAAGAACATAAAGAGGCGCTTTTAATGACAGATAAAATCCTTAAAAAATATGTATATGCTCAAAAATAAAAAAAAGTTTTAATAAAACTTTTTTTTATTTTTACCTATTATTTTATATTTCCTAATAAAATAGCAATATCATTTCCTGTTACTCCACTAATTCTACTTGCTTCCCCTATTGATAAAGGCTTTACATCTTCTAATCCTGACTTGGCTATATTTGATATTCCTTTTATATCTTTAAAATTAAAATTTTTAGGAATTGATATTCCTTCTAATCTTTTAAATTTCTTTATTTGTTCCTCTTCTCTTTTTATGAAAATATCATATTTTGATATAGTCTCAATTTGAGTTATGACAAAATTAGGATATTTCAATATATCTATTCCTAATTCTTTAGCTAAATTAATATAACTAATTTCCTTAAATTTAATCATCTCATTAGCTTTTATTCCTTTTGTTACTCTTTTTTCTGAATTATATTTCTCTAATATTTCATTGGATCTTTGTTTTGAAATTTTTATTTCTTTTAATTTTTCAACTTCTGCTAAAATATTTTCCTTACATATTTTCAAATAATTTATTTTGTCACTTGAAATAATACCTATCTCTTCTGATTTCTTCAATAATCTCATAAAACCATTGTCAAATCTCAATGTTAATCTATATTCAGCTCTAGATGGTAATGCCCTATAAGGTTCTGGAGTCTTTTTGTGAATCAAATCATCAATTAATACTCCTATATATCCTTCACTTCTATCTATTATAATTGGATCTTTTTTATCAACTTTTCTTGCTGCATTAACCCCTGCTATAAATCCTTGAGCTGCTGCTTCTTCATAACCTGATGTCCCATTTATTTGTCCAGCTGTAAATAAACCTTCTATTAATTTATTTTCTAAACTAGGATACATTTGGTAAGCTGGTATATAATCATATTCTACAGCATATCCATATCTCATTATTTTAGCCTTTTCTAATCCTTGTATACTTTCTAGCATCTTATCTTGAGCAAATGGAGGCATTGCTGTAGTTAAACCATTTACATATAGTTCATTTGATTCTTTAGATTCTAGTTCTAAAAATATTTGATGATTTGTTTTTTGAGGAAAATTTAAAACTTTTCTATCCAAAGATGGGCAATGTCTTGGTCCATGAGTTTCTATTATACCAGATACTATTGGAGAATATTTTAACAACTCTTTTACTACATCTATTGTTTTTTCCGTTGTATGAGTTAACCATGTTGGAACCACACTATTTTCTTTTTTATTTGTAAATATTGAAAAATATCTTGGATGTTTTTCTCCATGTAATTCTTCAAGTTTTGAAAAATCAACTGTTCTTTTATCTATTCGTGGTGGAGTAGCTGTTTGATATCTTTCAATGTGTAATCCATTTTTTCTTAAACTATCAGATAGTTTCTCTGCTGATAATTCACCGTGTCTTCCACCTTTATATTCAACATCTCCTATAACTATTTTTCCTTTTAAAAAAGTTCCTGTTGCTAATACAACTGTCTCAGAATAACATTTAAATCCAAGAGAAGTAACTATACCCTCAACTTTATTTTCTTTAACTATTATTTCTTCTACACATTCTTGTAGGGTTTCTAAATTAGGAGTTTTTTCTATTATTTCTTTCATCTTAATTCTATAATAATATTTATCTGCCTGTCCTCTTGTTATTCTTGCTGCTGGACCTTTACTTGTATTTAAATCCTTTAATTGTAGATTATAATTATCTATTTGAGCACCCATTTGTCCACCTAAAATATCTAATTCTGCAACTAAATTACTTTTTCCAGGGCCACCAATGGAAGGATTGCAAGGCATCATTGCTATTGTATCCAAAGACAAAGTGATTAATAAAGTTTTCTTTCCCATTCTTGCTGAAGCTAAAGCTGCTTCAACTCCTCCGTGACCTCCCCCAACTACTATAACATCATATTTTGAATTCATTTTATCTCCTCGTTTACTTACATTTTATTATTGACTATATACATAATATTAGACATAATAAAATAAAAATAAGGTCAACTTATAGTCAACCTTACAAATTTATTTTCCTACACAAAAATTATTAAATACATGATCTAATAAATCTTCACTTGATATTTCCCCAGTAACTTCAGATAATGAATCTATAGCATCATTTAAATCAACTGCTATTAAGTCCATAGGATAACCCATATCTATAGTCTCAAATATATTTTCCACAGATTGTTTTGTTTTTTCTAAAGCTGACTTATGTCTAATATTAGTTATTGTTAATTTTTCAGAACTATCTTCTATCTTTCCTGATACAACATAATTATATATTTCATCTTCTAAATTATCTATTCCTATTTTTTCTAAAGCTGATATTTCTATCCATTTTTTTATTTTTGATAATTTTGATATATCTAATTCTTTTCTTATATCTATCTTATTTAATATTCCAATAACTTTGCTATTATTTATACTATTATATATTTCCATATCTTCTTTTGTTAAGTCTTTAGATGAATCCAAAACAAATAAAACTAAATCAGCTTCTTTGATTAATTCTTTTGATTTTTGAACTCCTATATTTTCTACCTCATCTTCAGTATCTCTTATTCCTGCTGTATCAACCATTATTAAAGGAATACCCTTTATATTAACTATTTCTTCTATAGTATCTCTAGTTGTTCCTGCAACTCTTGTAACTATAGCTCTTTCTTCTCTTAATACAGAGTTTAAAAGGCTTGATTTTCCTACATTTGGCTTTCCTACAATTGCTGTTTTTACACCTTCTTTTATCATTTTACCCTTGTCGTAAGATAATATAAGTTTATTTGTCTCTTCTACCACATTGTGAAGATTACTTACTAAATTTAAAGGTATTGGTTCGTCTATTCCTTCTTCTGGATAATCTAAAACTACATTTACATGAGCAGCAACATCCATTAATAATTTTTTCAAATTATGAATCTGTTCCTTTAAATCTCCTCTTAATTGATTCAAAGATAAAGAAATACTTTTCTCTGTTTTTCCATGTATAATATCCATTACAGACTCAGCTTGTGTTAAATCTAATCTTCCATTTAAAAAAGCTCTTCTTGTAAATTCTCCTGGTTCAGCTATTTTAGCACCTTTTTCTAATACTAGTTCTAAAACTTTCTGAGTTATTACATAACCACCATGACAATTTATTTCAACTATATCTTCCTTTGTGTATGTTGTTGGAGCTCTCATAACAGATACTAGAACTTCATCAACTAATTTATCTCCATCATAAATATGACCGTAGTTTATTGTGTATGTTTTTAAATTAAAAACATCCTTTTTTGATTTAGTCTTAAATATTTTTTTTAATATCAGTAAAGCTTCATCTCCTGATATTCTTACTATACCTATTCCTCCCTCACCTCTTGGAGTAGAAATAGCAGCGATGGTATCAAACATTATACCTCACCTCTTTTTTATTTTTTTCTTTTAATTACAATGTATCTTTTAGGATCTCTACCTTCACTAAAAGTATCTAATTCAGGATATTGATTTATTATTTCATGAATTATCTTTCTTTCTCTTGGAGGCATAGGATTTAATCTAACAACTCTTTTTGTTTTTATAGCTTTTAATGCCATTTTAGTTGCTAATTCTCTTAATGTTTTGTTTCTTTTCTCTTTAAATCCTTCCACATCTACACTTACTCGTGTATCCTTTAGTAAAGAATTTAATAAATACTCAAAACTATTTAGTGTTTTACCTTTTTTACCTATTATTATCCCTTGATCTTCTCCAGACAAATTAATATAATAAATTTTATCTTTAAATTCTAAAAAATTTACTTTTAAATTCAAATTCATTTTATCCAATACTTCTTGAGATAATTTATAAATATCTTCTATTTTTTCTTTGTTTTCAATAGTTTTATTTTTTTTATTTAATTTTAAATTTTCTTTTATTTTAACTTCTTCTTTTGTTTCAACCACTTCTTTTTCTTTAATAATTTTATCTGTTGTATACTCTATTTTATAAAGTCCCTCTTTATTAAAAAATCCTAAAAAAGATTTGCTTTTATTTTTTTCAATAATATTTAATATTTGTTGTTCATCTAGATCTAAAACTCTAATAGCTCTTTTTTTAGCCTCTTCTTGATTCATAGCCTTAATTTCTATAAAGTCTGCCATAAAATCTACTCTCCTCTATTCATAACAAAATATTGCTGAGCAACACCACTTAAACTAGAAACTAGCCAATATAATTGTAATCCACCTGGCATTTTATATGAAATAAATACCATCATGATAGGAAACATATACATCATTTTTTTCATTTGAGGATTATTTGCTGTTCCCATAACTTTTTGTTGAACAAATGAAATTATACCATTTAATATTGGTAAAACAAAAAATGGATCTGGACTAATTAAAGAGAACCATAAAAATGTCTCATCTGGTACTACTCCTTCTTTTCTTAATACTCCAAACAACGCCCACAATATAGGTAATTGTACTAACATTGGTAGACATCCACCTGCAGGATTAACTTTATGCTCTTTATAAAGAGCCATTGTTTTTTGATTCAATAATTGGGGATCGCCTTTATATTTTGATTTTAATTCATCAATTTTAGGCTGTAATTTTTTCATTTCTTTCATTGATTTATCTTGTTTTAAAGTAACTGGTAATAAAATTATTTTTATTAACACCGTCAATATTATAATGGCTAATCCAAAACTCCCAGTCATTCCATAAAACATATTTAATATTTTTCCAAATATTCCGTATAAAAAACTCATATTTTATTTCTCCTTATTTTTTATTTTTTTAGGAGGCACTGGATCATACCCACCTTCATTAAATGGATGGCATTTTAAGATCCTTTTTACTCCTAAATAAATTCCTTTTATTACTCCATGTATTTCTATAGCTTTGTAAGTATAAACTGAACAAGTAGGAATAAATCTACAATTTTTTCCTAAAATTGGCGATATTAATTTTTGATATATTTTAATCAAGTTTAAAATAATTTTTTTTAATATAAAGTTAATACGTAAATAGATTTGATTTTTTAAAAATTTTATCAATATCTTTTTTCATCTCCTGATACTTTAAATTTTTATAAACTTTTCCGGCATTTTTTTTTCCTACAAAAATAATTTCATATCCCTTTTTAATTCTTTCTTCATTCTCTCTATAATATTCTCTAAATAATCTTCTAATTCTATTTCTACAAACTGCATTCCCTGTTTTTTTACTAACAACAAATCCCATTTTGTTATAATTATTATTTGTTTTTTTAAAAAAAACAAGAGAGTAATATCCATAACTTTTGTTTCCGTAATTATAAACTATTTTAAACTCATTGTTTTTTTTTAAAGTTTCCATTTTTTCTCCTATCTCAAAAAAAACCGGTGTTTCAAATCACCGGGTTTATGCTGATAATTTTTTTCTGCCTCTAGCTCTTCTTCTTTTTAGTACTTGTCTTCCACCTTTAGTTTTCATTCTTGCTCTAAAGCCATGGTCTTTTTTATATTTTCTATTATTTGGTTGATACGTATGTACATTTGCCATTAAAATTCACCTCCTAAAAAATTCTATATTACAGTATACCATTTTAGAAGAAAAAGTTAAATTTGTCAAGAAATATTCTTATATTTTCTTTTAGAAATAATATTTTACAGATTTGTTATTAGTAGAAAAAGTGAAATGTAAATATGTAAAGACTAAGATAATCTTTTTTTCTATAACTAAACGTTGAAAATAAAAGAAAGAAAGATTTAAAATTATTATTGATCATATACATTTATTTAAGTGAGTAATTAAAAGTCTTTTATAATCTAAGAACATTTGAACACATTCAAAAATAAGAAAGAAATGAAAAAATAATTTATTAATGATTGTATACACATGACAAATCTTTTGTTTTCAAGATAATAATAAATTTAAAAAAAGTAAGACAGAGTGAAAGCATTTTAAAATAAAGGAAAGAAGACAATTGGTGTTTATTATTGTATGTATACATAATCAGAAATACTTATATTTAAAGTTTTTTTTATAATAAAAACAAAGGCATCCATTGATAAAGTTAAGAAATAAATTTTTCAAATTATAAATTTATAAGTTTATTTTTTTACAAAGACTCTGTTAAAAAATAAACTATCTAGAAGAAACATTTCATAAAAAAACTTGTAATAAAAAGATTTAAGCTTTATAATAACTAACACATCACTTTTTATTATTGTATGTGTACATATTTTATTTATTAAATGGAGGACTATTCATGGAGAAAGAAAAAGATAATATTTTGGAGAGTTTTCTAATACCTTCTGTGGAGTCTTTAAATAAAGAAATAGGAAAAATGGATGTAAAAATATCAAATATACCTAAAATAGAAACAAGAGAGGTTGTAATACAAGGGACAGGAAATTTCTTGAAATTAAAAGATAATATTATTAATATTCCAATAGAAATGATAGTTTTTCCTTTTTTTACTCCTCAAAAACAAAACAAAAGAATTAATTTTCAATATTCCTTTGAAGATTTAGGGGTAACAATGTTCTGCACTTTAGTTGCAAGAGATCAAAATGATAAAGTCTATCAACCTTCTTTATTTGAAGAAAAAATATATAATTTTTTAATATCATTATATGAAGCAAAAAAAGATATGAATTTAGAAAATTTAGAAGATGAAGAGTATATTGAATTTGAAATAGCAGATTTTATTGTTAATTTTTTAGGAAATAAAATGAATAGAGTTTACTATTCTAAAGTTGAACAAGCTTTAAAAAATTTAAAAAGTACAGAGTATCAATTTGTTGTGTCAAATCATACTAAATTTGGAAAGTATAAATTTGAAGATGAAGAATTCAAATTATTAACTTATAAAAAATTAAAAGTTGGAAAAAAAATATTCTACAGAGTAAAACTTAATAAAAACATAAGAAATAAAATAAAAGACAAGAGATATATAAAATATAACTCAAGAGCTTTGATGGAAATAATGAACAAGGATCCAATAGCAGGTAGAATTTATAAATATATAAGTAAAATAAGATACGAAAGTAGTGATGGAAGAATTAACATAAGAACCTTAGCTGCTATAATTCCCCTAAGGATGGAACAAGAAACTGAGAGAATTTCTAAAAACGGTGAAAAAAAGTTTTATGTATTGAGCAGAGCAAAACAAGTTTTAAAAAGAGTTATAAAAGCTTATGAAGTTTTAAAAAAATTAGGTTATATAAAAAAATATTCCTATGAAGAAGCTAAAAAAGAAAATACATATTATTTAAATTATATTTTCAATGGAGAAAAGGATGGAGAATGTCATATATCAAGTTTTTTAGATAATAAAAATTCATCTTTTTTAGAGCATAATAAGAAAAAAATAATAAATACAACTAAATTGAAAAAAGAAATAGTTGAAGACGCTATTATAGTGAAAGAAAAGACAGCTTCATCTAGTAAAAACAAAAAAATCGAAACGTATAATGACCTCCCAGAAAAGTTGGCTTCATTTATACATAAAGCTAAAAGAAATATTTATGTGTTAAGAGCCTGGGATAAGAGAACAGACACTAAAATAAGAAAGATTTATAGGGAAGATGGAGAAAACTTAGCTTGTGAGATTTTAAAAATACTTTATAAAAATTTAAACAAAAATATAAAAACAACATTGGTTCAATATATTAATGGTGTTTTAAAAAATATTTATAAAACAAATAATGGACAAAAACAAAATCTAACATTATTCAATAATGATGTCAAAGAAAAAGTAATGATAAGTAAGAAAAAAATAAAGCAAGCAAGAAAAGGAATAAAGAATTCTTTAACAAACACAATAAAAGAATTAAAAGAAGATGTGGAGATTTCAAGAGACATATTAATAGAATTTGATAAGTTTGACGAATATGAGAAATTAAAGATAGAAGAAAAGGCTTTAAAGTTATGTTCAGAAGATACAGGGACAGAGGAAAGTTTTTTGTTTGTATTAAAAAGCAACTCAAAAATGATATATTTGAATACAATAAAAAAATATATTGGTCAAGTACTAGATAAATCAAAAGATTAAGAAACAAATAAAGAAAATATTAGTACGAACTTCAATTTAAAGATTATTTTTCATTTTATAATTGAAGTTCATACAATGATATTAGATTGAAATCACTAGGTTGAATAAAAAAAAGTAAAAAAAATAAAAAAAAAGTTGACTGAATATAAAAAAAATGATATTATATTTCTTGTCTACGAGAGGACAATAATAAAGGACATTAACAACAGAATAGAGAAATTTAACAAGATAAGCAAGCAAACCTTAAATGGTGTAATAAAGAAACAAAATGGTAAGAAATTGACCTAGTCAATTAACGGATAAAATTTGAATGAAGAGTTTGATCCTGGCTCAG
Protein-coding regions in this window:
- the folP gene encoding dihydropteroate synthase, which translates into the protein MAIKYKNIEINLNKKTLIMGILNVTPDSFSDGGNYFDINRAFFKAKEMIKDGADIIDIGGMSTRPGHEDVSIDEEINRVIPIIKKISSELDILISIDTYHWEVAKEAIKNGAHIVNDVWGLQKDNGEMAKIVGKSGAILVAMHNKNNTTYTDDIILSIRNFFKNTFEIAEKNNIKLDKIILDPGIGFGKNLDQNIEVLSRLEELTDLGPMLLGTSRKGFIGSITNVKIPKDRVYGTIATSIIGIQKGVNIIRVHDVKEHKEALLMTDKILKKYVYAQK
- the mnmG gene encoding tRNA uridine-5-carboxymethylaminomethyl(34) synthesis enzyme MnmG translates to MNSKYDVIVVGGGHGGVEAALASARMGKKTLLITLSLDTIAMMPCNPSIGGPGKSNLVAELDILGGQMGAQIDNYNLQLKDLNTSKGPAARITRGQADKYYYRIKMKEIIEKTPNLETLQECVEEIIVKENKVEGIVTSLGFKCYSETVVLATGTFLKGKIVIGDVEYKGGRHGELSAEKLSDSLRKNGLHIERYQTATPPRIDKRTVDFSKLEELHGEKHPRYFSIFTNKKENSVVPTWLTHTTEKTIDVVKELLKYSPIVSGIIETHGPRHCPSLDRKVLNFPQKTNHQIFLELESKESNELYVNGLTTAMPPFAQDKMLESIQGLEKAKIMRYGYAVEYDYIPAYQMYPSLENKLIEGLFTAGQINGTSGYEEAAAQGFIAGVNAARKVDKKDPIIIDRSEGYIGVLIDDLIHKKTPEPYRALPSRAEYRLTLRFDNGFMRLLKKSEEIGIISSDKINYLKICKENILAEVEKLKEIKISKQRSNEILEKYNSEKRVTKGIKANEMIKFKEISYINLAKELGIDILKYPNFVITQIETISKYDIFIKREEEQIKKFKRLEGISIPKNFNFKDIKGISNIAKSGLEDVKPLSIGEASRISGVTGNDIAILLGNIK
- the mnmE gene encoding tRNA uridine-5-carboxymethylaminomethyl(34) synthesis GTPase MnmE; its protein translation is MMFDTIAAISTPRGEGGIGIVRISGDEALLILKKIFKTKSKKDVFNLKTYTINYGHIYDGDKLVDEVLVSVMRAPTTYTKEDIVEINCHGGYVITQKVLELVLEKGAKIAEPGEFTRRAFLNGRLDLTQAESVMDIIHGKTEKSISLSLNQLRGDLKEQIHNLKKLLMDVAAHVNVVLDYPEEGIDEPIPLNLVSNLHNVVEETNKLILSYDKGKMIKEGVKTAIVGKPNVGKSSLLNSVLREERAIVTRVAGTTRDTIEEIVNIKGIPLIMVDTAGIRDTEDEVENIGVQKSKELIKEADLVLFVLDSSKDLTKEDMEIYNSINNSKVIGILNKIDIRKELDISKLSKIKKWIEISALEKIGIDNLEDEIYNYVVSGKIEDSSEKLTITNIRHKSALEKTKQSVENIFETIDMGYPMDLIAVDLNDAIDSLSEVTGEISSEDLLDHVFNNFCVGK
- the jag gene encoding RNA-binding cell elongation regulator Jag/EloR — protein: MADFIEIKAMNQEEAKKRAIRVLDLDEQQILNIIEKNKSKSFLGFFNKEGLYKIEYTTDKIIKEKEVVETKEEVKIKENLKLNKKNKTIENKEKIEDIYKLSQEVLDKMNLNLKVNFLEFKDKIYYINLSGEDQGIIIGKKGKTLNSFEYLLNSLLKDTRVSVDVEGFKEKRNKTLRELATKMALKAIKTKRVVRLNPMPPRERKIIHEIINQYPELDTFSEGRDPKRYIVIKRKK
- a CDS encoding YidC/Oxa1 family membrane protein insertase, producing the protein MSFLYGIFGKILNMFYGMTGSFGLAIIILTVLIKIILLPVTLKQDKSMKEMKKLQPKIDELKSKYKGDPQLLNQKTMALYKEHKVNPAGGCLPMLVQLPILWALFGVLRKEGVVPDETFLWFSLISPDPFFVLPILNGIISFVQQKVMGTANNPQMKKMMYMFPIMMVFISYKMPGGLQLYWLVSSLSGVAQQYFVMNRGE
- the yidD gene encoding membrane protein insertion efficiency factor YidD; translation: MLKKIILNLIKIYQKLISPILGKNCRFIPTCSVYTYKAIEIHGVIKGIYLGVKRILKCHPFNEGGYDPVPPKKIKNKEK
- the rnpA gene encoding ribonuclease P protein component, whose product is METLKKNNEFKIVYNYGNKSYGYYSLVFFKKTNNNYNKMGFVVSKKTGNAVCRNRIRRLFREYYRENEERIKKGYEIIFVGKKNAGKVYKNLKYQEMKKDIDKIFKKSNLFTY
- the rpmH gene encoding 50S ribosomal protein L34, which produces MANVHTYQPNNRKYKKDHGFRARMKTKGGRQVLKRRRARGRKKLSA
- a CDS encoding chromosomal replication initiator DnaA: MEKEKDNILESFLIPSVESLNKEIGKMDVKISNIPKIETREVVIQGTGNFLKLKDNIINIPIEMIVFPFFTPQKQNKRINFQYSFEDLGVTMFCTLVARDQNDKVYQPSLFEEKIYNFLISLYEAKKDMNLENLEDEEYIEFEIADFIVNFLGNKMNRVYYSKVEQALKNLKSTEYQFVVSNHTKFGKYKFEDEEFKLLTYKKLKVGKKIFYRVKLNKNIRNKIKDKRYIKYNSRALMEIMNKDPIAGRIYKYISKIRYESSDGRINIRTLAAIIPLRMEQETERISKNGEKKFYVLSRAKQVLKRVIKAYEVLKKLGYIKKYSYEEAKKENTYYLNYIFNGEKDGECHISSFLDNKNSSFLEHNKKKIINTTKLKKEIVEDAIIVKEKTASSSKNKKIETYNDLPEKLASFIHKAKRNIYVLRAWDKRTDTKIRKIYREDGENLACEILKILYKNLNKNIKTTLVQYINGVLKNIYKTNNGQKQNLTLFNNDVKEKVMISKKKIKQARKGIKNSLTNTIKELKEDVEISRDILIEFDKFDEYEKLKIEEKALKLCSEDTGTEESFLFVLKSNSKMIYLNTIKKYIGQVLDKSKD